The following proteins are encoded in a genomic region of Clostridium kluyveri:
- a CDS encoding hydrolase, producing the protein MEDLKSRETELIKSEKTALVIIDLQNGIVNRELSPHTGVEVVQNASRLINVFTEKGAFVVLVRVSSIDGKDMLKPSVDSKINPTQFPEGWDSYVPEIANNKNAHTITKRQWGAFYGTDLDLQLRRRGIDTIVLCGISTGIGVDTTAREAFQHGYNQIFVEDAMTAGSKEEHDYVCKHIFPRIGKLRRSEEIVLSERCHC; encoded by the coding sequence ATGGAAGATTTAAAATCAAGAGAAACTGAATTAATAAAATCAGAAAAAACAGCTCTGGTAATCATAGACTTACAAAATGGAATTGTGAATAGGGAGCTTTCACCTCATACTGGTGTAGAGGTTGTTCAAAATGCAAGCAGATTAATCAATGTATTCACAGAAAAGGGAGCCTTTGTAGTTCTTGTAAGAGTTTCCTCCATAGATGGAAAAGATATGTTAAAGCCAAGTGTAGATTCCAAGATTAATCCAACACAATTCCCAGAAGGATGGGATAGCTATGTACCTGAAATAGCAAATAATAAAAATGCTCATACTATTACCAAAAGACAATGGGGTGCATTCTATGGTACTGATCTTGACTTACAATTAAGACGTCGTGGAATTGATACTATTGTACTATGCGGCATTTCCACCGGAATTGGCGTAGATACCACGGCAAGAGAAGCTTTTCAACATGGTTATAATCAAATCTTTGTGGAAGATGCAATGACAGCGGGATCAAAAGAAGAGCATGACTATGTTTGTAAACACATCTTCCCTAGGATAGGTAAACTTAGAAGAAGTGAAGAAATAGTTTTATCCGAACGCTGCCATTGCTAA
- a CDS encoding energy-coupling factor ABC transporter ATP-binding protein translates to MIDISNVSYSYSGIPALKDINLHINKGEAVALLGANGSGKSTLLKLINGIVFPDSGSYKFNNEEITHAKLQDTKFSKLFHQKIGFVFQNSDTQLFCADVYDEIAFGPRQMGMNENDVDERVNDCLSLLNITDFKHRQPYHLSGGEKRKVAVACVLALNPEVLVLDEPMNGLDPRTQRWLAEFLVKLNKMGKTLITSTHNLELVQEISKRAVLFGEDHCIAADLPTEKLLAEIDLLKKVNLVDEYYHCHEGNHHAHFHMHNYEL, encoded by the coding sequence ATGATTGATATAAGTAATGTATCGTATTCGTATTCAGGTATTCCTGCTTTAAAGGATATAAATCTTCATATAAATAAAGGAGAAGCTGTGGCATTATTAGGAGCCAATGGCAGTGGTAAATCAACATTGCTGAAGCTAATAAATGGTATTGTTTTCCCCGATAGTGGGAGTTATAAGTTTAATAATGAAGAAATAACTCATGCTAAACTTCAAGATACAAAATTCTCAAAGCTCTTTCACCAGAAAATAGGTTTTGTATTTCAAAATTCAGATACACAATTGTTCTGTGCTGATGTTTATGATGAAATTGCATTTGGACCCAGACAGATGGGAATGAATGAGAATGATGTAGATGAAAGAGTTAATGATTGTCTATCATTGTTAAATATTACTGATTTCAAGCATAGACAGCCATATCATTTAAGTGGTGGAGAAAAACGAAAAGTTGCTGTTGCTTGTGTTTTAGCCTTAAATCCAGAAGTTCTTGTCCTTGATGAACCCATGAACGGTCTTGATCCTAGAACTCAGAGATGGCTTGCGGAATTTCTAGTTAAATTGAATAAAATGGGGAAGACATTGATAACTTCAACACATAATTTAGAGCTAGTACAGGAAATATCAAAAAGAGCTGTACTGTTTGGAGAGGATCATTGTATTGCAGCTGATTTACCAACAGAGAAACTGCTAGCAGAGATAGATTTACTGAAAAAAGTAAATCTAGTAGATGAATATTATCACTGTCATGAAGGAAATCATCATGCACATTTTCACATGCATAACTATGAGCTATAA
- a CDS encoding TetR/AcrR family transcriptional regulator, producing MRKRNLTKEKIIQVAFSLADEIGLNQITFPKIAEKLDIKYPSLYNHFTNMDNLKIEMTIYLLNKLNLKLMQRLIGKSGGDAIREYANAYRDFAFENKSAYGLIMNIPSTEDKEVHRLAKETTSIIRQILHFYIEDETHLVHKSRALRSLLHGFISLNFLGYFQNPVSSEDSFQLMIDDFILSVSRNLC from the coding sequence ATGCGAAAGCGAAATTTAACCAAAGAGAAAATTATTCAAGTTGCTTTTTCATTGGCTGATGAAATTGGACTTAATCAAATTACTTTCCCAAAAATTGCAGAAAAGCTGGACATAAAATACCCATCTTTATATAATCATTTTACTAATATGGATAACCTTAAAATAGAAATGACAATATACCTTTTAAATAAATTGAATTTGAAATTAATGCAAAGATTAATTGGCAAAAGTGGTGGAGATGCTATTAGAGAGTATGCCAACGCTTATAGAGACTTTGCTTTTGAAAACAAGTCTGCTTATGGGCTTATTATGAATATTCCAAGTACAGAAGATAAGGAAGTACATCGTTTAGCGAAAGAAACTACCAGTATTATTCGTCAAATTTTACATTTTTATATTGAGGATGAAACACATTTGGTTCATAAAAGCCGGGCATTAAGGAGTTTGTTACATGGCTTTATTTCTTTAAATTTCCTCGGGTATTTCCAAAATCCAGTAAGTTCAGAAGACAGTTTTCAACTGATGATAGATGATTTTATTTTGTCAGTTTCAAGAAATTTGTGTTAA
- a CDS encoding multidrug efflux MFS transporter → MKMWRRNLMVCWFGMFVTSVGMSQIAPVLPLYIKHLGISNTALIEQFSGIAFGITFIISAVFSPIWGHAADKFGRKPMLLRASLGMAIVIFSMGFAQNVYELIILRVLQGIITGYSTACITLIATQTDKEHAGWALGTLSTSSIAGSLLGPMIGGYIGENFGLQNVFFITGILMMITFITTALFVRESFTRENKKVSSIKEIWSIIPNKSLTIIMFVTSFILTLALYSIEPIITVYIAQLSRNSNHVALLAGMAFSVSGLANIIAAPRLGKLSDKIGAQKVILVALVVAGIIFIPQAFVKNPWQLMGLRFLLGLAMGGLNPSVNVLVKRITPDSLTGRVFGFNISAQYLGIFGGSILGGQVAAYLGIRYIFFITSTLLLLNAVWVYFKVYKKLSLN, encoded by the coding sequence ATGAAAATGTGGAGAAGAAATTTAATGGTTTGTTGGTTTGGAATGTTTGTAACCAGTGTAGGAATGAGTCAAATTGCCCCGGTATTACCCCTCTATATAAAACATCTTGGCATTTCTAATACAGCTTTAATTGAACAATTTTCAGGAATTGCTTTTGGTATTACCTTTATAATTTCAGCTGTTTTTTCACCAATCTGGGGACACGCTGCTGATAAATTTGGACGAAAGCCAATGCTTTTACGAGCAAGCCTTGGTATGGCGATAGTTATATTCAGCATGGGTTTCGCACAAAATGTATATGAACTAATAATATTAAGAGTATTACAAGGTATTATCACAGGCTACAGTACAGCTTGTATTACACTGATTGCAACTCAGACAGATAAGGAACATGCAGGATGGGCTTTAGGTACGCTCTCAACATCAAGTATCGCAGGATCACTACTTGGACCAATGATTGGCGGATATATTGGAGAAAACTTTGGTTTACAAAATGTATTTTTTATAACAGGTATACTTATGATGATTACATTCATTACAACTGCTTTATTTGTAAGGGAATCCTTTACTCGTGAGAATAAAAAAGTGAGCAGTATTAAGGAAATATGGAGTATTATTCCAAACAAAAGTTTAACTATTATAATGTTCGTAACCTCTTTTATATTAACTCTAGCGTTATATTCTATAGAACCAATCATAACAGTATATATTGCTCAATTATCTCGTAATAGCAATCACGTTGCTCTGTTAGCTGGAATGGCATTCTCAGTCTCAGGATTAGCAAATATAATTGCAGCTCCAAGACTTGGAAAACTTTCTGATAAAATTGGAGCGCAGAAAGTTATATTAGTTGCACTTGTGGTGGCAGGAATAATTTTTATACCACAGGCCTTTGTAAAAAATCCCTGGCAGCTAATGGGTCTTCGCTTTCTATTAGGACTGGCGATGGGGGGACTTAATCCTTCTGTTAATGTTTTAGTTAAAAGAATTACACCAGATTCTCTTACAGGTAGAGTTTTTGGTTTTAATATATCCGCCCAATATTTAGGCATATTTGGGGGATCAATTTTAGGGGGACAAGTGGCAGCTTATTTAGGTATAAGATATATTTTTTTTATTACAAGTACGTTGCTGCTGCTAAATGCCGTGTGGGTTTATTTTAAAGTATATAAAAAACTCAGCTTAAATTAA
- a CDS encoding helix-turn-helix domain-containing protein — MRELNISRCIIQKRKEKGITQEQLADYIGVSKASVSKWESGLSYPDILLLPELATYFNVSVDELLGYSPQLTKEDIKKIYNKLSHEFATKQFEEVMEQCNKMIKKYYSCFPFLLSMIQLLLNYLPLAKTEEIKKEIIHQCILLSQRVKEESENISDIKSANTMEALAEMMQGNSKEVIQLLDDKLTPYSGDDVMLINAYQMLGENAQANEVNQILLYQNIINTLTLLTNYLSMHMTEPALFEQIYSQGIQIINSFQMKEILTNAVFGIHIVAAQGYLIQQKKEKAVNALEEYVSIVCGYQYPLRLKGNGYFTKVNKWLEDNICIGTNTPLDEITIKKNFIEAITENPAFTPLKEDEQYNMIIKKLKEKLFE, encoded by the coding sequence ATGAGAGAGCTAAATATAAGTAGATGTATTATTCAAAAAAGAAAAGAGAAAGGAATAACGCAAGAACAGTTAGCAGATTATATTGGAGTTTCTAAAGCATCTGTTTCCAAATGGGAATCAGGATTGAGTTATCCTGATATTTTACTTCTTCCTGAACTTGCAACTTATTTTAATGTTTCAGTAGATGAATTACTGGGATATTCTCCACAACTTACAAAGGAAGATATTAAAAAAATTTATAATAAACTTTCACATGAATTTGCTACAAAACAGTTTGAGGAAGTAATGGAGCAGTGTAACAAAATGATAAAGAAATACTATTCTTGTTTTCCATTTTTATTGTCTATGATTCAATTATTATTAAACTATTTGCCTTTAGCAAAGACTGAGGAAATAAAAAAAGAAATTATTCACCAATGTATACTTCTGAGTCAGAGAGTAAAAGAGGAATCAGAGAACATTTCTGACATAAAAAGTGCAAATACTATGGAAGCATTGGCAGAAATGATGCAGGGAAATAGCAAAGAAGTTATTCAATTATTAGATGACAAATTAACTCCTTATAGCGGAGATGATGTTATGCTGATTAATGCATATCAAATGCTGGGAGAAAATGCTCAAGCGAATGAGGTGAATCAAATATTACTATATCAAAATATAATAAATACATTAACGCTCTTAACCAATTATCTTTCCATGCACATGACGGAACCAGCTTTATTTGAGCAAATATATTCTCAGGGGATTCAGATTATCAACTCTTTTCAGATGAAAGAGATTTTGACAAATGCGGTCTTTGGAATTCATATTGTTGCTGCACAAGGATATTTGATTCAGCAGAAGAAAGAAAAGGCAGTAAATGCATTAGAAGAATATGTGAGCATTGTTTGTGGATATCAATATCCATTGAGATTAAAAGGAAATGGATATTTTACCAAGGTAAATAAATGGCTTGAGGATAATATTTGTATTGGAACAAACACACCATTAGATGAGATAACAATTAAGAAAAATTTCATTGAGGCTATTACTGAAAATCCTGCATTTACACCGTTAAAAGAAGATGAACAGTACAATATGATTATTAAAAAATTGAAAGAAAAATTATTTGAGTAG